In Bacteroidales bacterium, the DNA window TCGATGTAAACTACCAAACAGGTATTTTTACCGGTTATTTTGAAAATTTATCGGAAAGTAACCATACTTTCCTGATCACTTCCTTTGATAAGTTTGATAATGAATCGGTTCCTATGGAAATTGTCGGATATGCATATGGAAGCATTTATGAAAAGTCCATTCAGGACAGAATTAAAGCCTCTATTACCGAACTGGGTAACGGGTTTGTGATCAATCCAACGAATCTTAGTGGTATTACGATTCTTGAAGTATCTTATATCGATCGTAACGATACACAAGTAACGGTAGAATCTCCGGGTGTAGCGGCAACTACATTTTTGGGTTTTAAGAAAGACTTGAAAATTACCACCTCGTCATTACCGGATCCGTTGTCATTAGATGTTTTTGAAATAGAAACCACCGCACAAAGCGGGGATTTTGCCAGTAAAAAGGGCATTTTGTCAGCAGTAGCTCCCTGCGAAATATATGCTGGGGATTTTGATTTGGGTGGTGAAAACGTAGGTTATCACGATACGAACACCTCTACTGTTTCACAGCTGTTATACAGGCGGGGATTTGGAGATTATCAAAGCGACTGGGTAAATATACAGAATAATGCACATCAAAATGTGGGTGGCATTGCGAAAGACGAGTGGTTGAGTTATACTGTAACAGTTAAGGATGCAGGAACTTATGAATTCGATGTGAAAATGTCAACAAGTGGCGTAAGTAAATACAAATTGATCATAGACGGTGTCGAGACTCAGGAATATGCATATACCAATAACGGAGCATATCATGATTATGCTTATCATTATGAAAAGTATAATTTAGCGCCGCCAACGATATCTTTGACAGCAGGTGAACATCAGATCAAATATCTTACTACCGCTACTGGTCTTAACCTGATGGCTTTTAAATTTACTTATAAAGAATAATATTTCAGTGTTATAGAATGAAGCAATCCGGCTTTCACTAAATGGATGCCGGATTGTTTATCTTAAAAATATAAACGGTGGATGCCTAATAAAATGGTTTAATCAATGGGTGCCGATAACAGTTATGATTTTATCAAAATTGCTTTCTGTGGTAACTTAGCGGTCGGAGTCGGAAGAATCGGGTGTTCAAATGGGCAAGTTGTTTCAAGTAACGTTGAGACTCCTTCTGATCGGACAATCACTTGAAAACGGCAGTTGTCCTGTTAAGTTCTCTGATTTTACCAGTGATGATTGGATAATAGGAACAACATGGCCGATTAGATTATTGATATAGAAAATGTTTTTGCGTGAAACATATTGTGTTTTCTGATGATTAGTGTAATTTTTTATTTGATAGCTGAATAATCAAAAACGATATTGGAAATGAATAATTTATTTAAGTATTTTGTAGTAATTGGGGCGCTTATTCTTGCCTTTTCATGTAATGAAACATCCGATGATGATCCTCCCTTTTTGGATCTATCATCGAAAGAATTGATTTTTTGGCCGGAAGCCAATCAAAAAAATATTACCGTAAGCGCCAACAGGGAATTTACTGCCGAATCTTCATCACTCTGGTGTACGGCTGATGTTATATCTTCTTCACGAGACAACCTCAAAATATCTGTTACTACAAATGAAACAGTGGGAGAGGAGCGGACTGCTGAAATTACCATCACTTGTGACGGTATCAGCGATATATTGACCGTAAAGCAGCTGGCTGTTGAACCGTCTCTTTCAGTTAAAGAAACAACTGTTGTCATTAATGAAAAGGAATCTTTGGATTTTAGTTTAGAAATAACAACAAACATTCCTATTGTTTTTGAACTTCCCGAATGGATACAGGAAGGAGACAATAACGAGCCGGTAACAGGTGGGAAAACATATTTATTTTCAGCCTTTGCTTTAGAAGATGGTACCAGTTCACGTACCGGGGATATAATAATAAGATCTAAAGATCCGGACATCAATAAAAACGTCATTATACCTGTGAGGCAGAATAAGGAAAACTGTATTTTACGTGTCGCCTCTTATAATATATGGGTAAATGCTGCTTCCTGGCCGAGCAGGAAAGCTATGGTCAATAATATAGTACGTAAATATGATTTTGAAATTTTCGGTACACAGGAAGGAACCAAAACCCACCTGACCGATATTACGAGTGATGGAACTTATGCATATATCGGAGAAGGTCGTGATGGAGGTGGAGCCGGGGAGTATTCCGCAATCATTTACAAGAAAGATCGCTTTGAAGTATTGGGTGCAGGGAATTTTTGGTATTCCGAAACCCCTGAAATTCCTAGTAGAGGCTGGGATGCTGTGAATTATAACCGCATTTGTTCCTGGGGAAAATTCAGGGACAAGGTTTCCGGTCGTGAATTTTATTTTTTTAATTCTCATTTTGACCATGAGGGAAAAAAAGCTCGTCTGGAATCATCCAAACTCTTACTATCCAGAATAAAACAGATAACCGGTGATTATCCTGTTTTTTCAACAGGAGATTACAATGATACACCGACATCTGAGCCGATACAAACAATATTGAACGATGGTATCCTGAAAGATTCGTATGTTTTATCAGAAACACCCCCCTATGGCTCGTTTGGAACAATTAATAATACAAGTAATAATACACCAACGGTCAGAATAGATTATATTTTCGTGACCAGCCATGTCCGCATTAAAGAATATGGTGTATTGAATGATCGTCCTGACGGGCAGTTTCCTTCAGACCATGATC includes these proteins:
- a CDS encoding Ig-like domain-containing protein, giving the protein MRIIHVSNWICMIFLCFFALACNDVKENDLEKVIYVNSSSVKLFFGDEIQIKASPVGENFEWTTEDPEIATVTGTGIGLVKAVGIGETNIIVSLGADRTLIPVTVSVPVVDSVGMKSGKERIQFDVKVLSDRIKTIRVTLKNTDRSVDIDVNYQTGIFTGYFENLSESNHTFLITSFDKFDNESVPMEIVGYAYGSIYEKSIQDRIKASITELGNGFVINPTNLSGITILEVSYIDRNDTQVTVESPGVAATTFLGFKKDLKITTSSLPDPLSLDVFEIETTAQSGDFASKKGILSAVAPCEIYAGDFDLGGENVGYHDTNTSTVSQLLYRRGFGDYQSDWVNIQNNAHQNVGGIAKDEWLSYTVTVKDAGTYEFDVKMSTSGVSKYKLIIDGVETQEYAYTNNGAYHDYAYHYEKYNLAPPTISLTAGEHQIKYLTTATGLNLMAFKFTYKE
- a CDS encoding endonuclease/exonuclease/phosphatase family protein; this translates as MNNLFKYFVVIGALILAFSCNETSDDDPPFLDLSSKELIFWPEANQKNITVSANREFTAESSSLWCTADVISSSRDNLKISVTTNETVGEERTAEITITCDGISDILTVKQLAVEPSLSVKETTVVINEKESLDFSLEITTNIPIVFELPEWIQEGDNNEPVTGGKTYLFSAFALEDGTSSRTGDIIIRSKDPDINKNVIIPVRQNKENCILRVASYNIWVNAASWPSRKAMVNNIVRKYDFEIFGTQEGTKTHLTDITSDGTYAYIGEGRDGGGAGEYSAIIYKKDRFEVLGAGNFWYSETPEIPSRGWDAVNYNRICSWGKFRDKVSGREFYFFNSHFDHEGKKARLESSKLLLSRIKQITGDYPVFSTGDYNDTPTSEPIQTILNDGILKDSYVLSETPPYGSFGTINNTSNNTPTVRIDYIFVTSHVRIKEYGVLNDRPDGQFPSDHDPVLVVAEF